A single window of Loxodonta africana isolate mLoxAfr1 chromosome 10, mLoxAfr1.hap2, whole genome shotgun sequence DNA harbors:
- the LOC111753019 gene encoding formin-1-like, whose protein sequence is MEGTHCTLQLHKPITELCYVSFCLPSGEVRGFSYKGTVTLDKSNKGFHNCYQVREGSDIISLSQWPNEHPGDIFFKRTPTKDILTELYNLTAERERLLASLLSSDHVLGIAMGNQEGKLPELSVSLAPEDDCFQGAGDWQGEPPVGSLNKRSTHGNKKPRRFGGRRESFQTLPQKRIRRKGHGGPKSAAQLGKDHIYSSNSFPPFQARPGLLEERGNLVPNGAHTTSLQRRESCPPEIPRTLDADPGFGSFGVASEDTGPGRGVLPPDHSFPEAGVDGVQGPQRRPQRLEHQQTGLSENHKDPEKHPEAESGWREKSAEQTCRKKPVSKVVAKVQNLSFRVQRVVQTHAEDEERIALGSEPQAEFVSKANLLTLPGAEAGAQYSRLWSREQQGDQLSATLRVSTSSTSASAEGAVNKVLLKVIESEKLDEASEGKRLGFLLSTKATHTLPETRSKRKMGLPLSGHKTFVLNLPHSVSHDASQPRGDEERLTSAVLATFGMVFNNLSPQPQSGTHRRKPPVSSPLSPRLPSPQQHHRILRLPSLPGEREAALNDSPARKRGAISGSPSADTLEPPSSAKVTEPKGASSASLRAGELRLVPGEPLEKSLGPGKTTDRLQHQSPPG, encoded by the coding sequence ATGGAAGGCACTCACTGTACCCTCCAATTGCATAAGCCCATTACCGAACTCTGCTACGTCAGCTTCTGTCTTCCAAGCGGGGAAGTCAGAGGATTCTCATACAAGGGCACTGTAACTCTAGACAAATCCAATAAAGGCTTTCATAACTGCTACCAAGTCAGGGAGGGGTCAGACATCATCAGCCTCAGCCAGTGGCCGAACGAACATCCAGGCGACATTTTCTTCAAGCGAACGCCCACGAAAGACATTCTAACTGAGCTGTACAACCTCACAGCGGAGAGGGAGCGACTGCTGGCCAGCCTGCTGAGCTCCGACCACGTCCTGGGGATTGCAATGGGCAACCAGGAGGGGAAGCTGCCTGAGCTGTCCGTCAGCCTGGCACCTGAGGATGACTGTTTCCAGGGTGCTGGCGACTGGCAAGGAGAGCCCCCAGTGGGCTCTCTCAATAAGAGGAGCACCCATGGGAATAAAAAGCCCCGGAGGTTCGGCGGGAGGAGAGAGAGCTTTCAGACACTTCCACAGAAAAGGATAAGAAGAAAAGGGCATGGGGGCCCGAAATCTGCTGCTCAGTTGGGGAAGGATCACATCTATTCCAGCAACTCCTTTCCTCCTTTTCAAGCCAGGCCTGGTCTCCTGGAGGAAAGAGGGAACTTGGTCCCAAATGGGGCACATACCACATCCCTGCAGAGGAGAGAGAGCTGCCCCCCAGAGATTCCCAGGACACTGGATGCAGACCCTGGCTTTGGGAGCTTTGGGGTGGCTTCTGAGGACACTGGGCCTGGGAGAGGGGTACTGCCTCCTGACCACAGCTTCCCCGAGGCAGGAGTTGATGGTGTTCAGGGACCACAGAGGAGGCCTCAAAGGCTGGAGCATCAGCAGACAGGTTTGTCTGAAAACCACAAGGACCCTGAGAAGCATCCAGAGGCAGAGAGCGGCTGGAGGGAGAAGTCAGCCGAGCAGACTTGCAGGAAGAAACCTGTTTCCAAAGTGGTGGCCAAAGTCCAGAATCTGTCTTTTCGGGTGCAAAGAGTAGTTCAAACGCACGCTGAGGACGAGGAAAGGATTGCTCTTGGTTCAGAACCCCAAGCTGAGTTTGTATCCAAAGCCAACTTGCTCACCCTCCCAGGAGCTGAGGCCGGGGCTCAGTATTCCAGGTTGTGGAGCAGAGAGCAGCAAGGGGACCAGTTGTCAGCCACATTAAGAGTCTCCACTTCTAGTACGTCAGCCAGTGCTGAGGGGGCTGTAAACAAGGTACTCCTGAAGGTGATAGAGAGCGAGAAGTTAGATGAAGCCTCTGAAGGGAAAAGGCTGGGCTTCCTCCTCAGCACGAAAGCCACCCACACACTCCCAGAAACCAGAAGCAAGAGAAAAATGGGGTTGCCTCTGAGTGGCCACAAAACCTTCGTTCTGAATCTGCCCCACAGCGTAAGCCACGACGCCTCACAACCCAGAGGTGATGAGGAGAGGCTGACGTCCGCGGTGCTGGCAACTTTTGGCATGGTCTTTAATAATTTATCCCCTCAGCCCCAGTCTGGCACACACAGGCGGAAGCCACCTGTTTCTTCTCCTCTATCTCCAAGGCTCCCCAGCCCTCAGCAACATCACAGGATCCTCCGGCTCCCTTCACTGCCTGGTGAGAGGGAAGCGGCTCTTAATGACTCTCCTGCTAGGAAGCGTGGTGCCATCTCTGGGTCCCCCTCTGCAGACACGTTGGAGCCACCATCCTCTGCGAAGGTCACGGAGCCCAAAGGAGCCagctcagcctccctcagagcagGCGAACTTCGGTTGGTGCCTGGGGAACCTTTGGAAAAGAGCTTGGGGCCAGGGAAGACCACAGATCGGCTCCAGCACCAGTCACCTCCAGGTTAG